A segment of the Gemmatimonadaceae bacterium genome:
GCATACGGCATTCAGCGTGTCACCACCATCGGCGCGCCGCCTGAGCGTATTCTCCCCCTGCTGATTGACAAGCAGTGGCCGAACTGGTCCCCATTCGAGGCGCTCGACCCGACGATGGAGCGCACCTACAGCGGAGCGCCGACCGGTAAGGGGGCGGTCTACGAATGGGAGGGCAATCGCCAGGCGGGAAAGGGGCGCATGGAGATCGTGGATGTCTCGCCCCCAAAGAGCGTCACGATTCACGTCGACTTCGTCAAGCCATTCGACGCGCACAACATCAACCAGTTCACGCTCGAACCGCGGGGGAATGCAACCGTGGTGACCTGGTCG
Coding sequences within it:
- a CDS encoding SRPBCC family protein translates to MIVVVLVVIVVVAGILLFAATRPDAYGIQRVTTIGAPPERILPLLIDKQWPNWSPFEALDPTMERTYSGAPTGKGAVYEWEGNRQAGKGRMEIVDVSPPKSVTIHVDFVKPFDAHNINQFTLEPRGNATVVTWSMRGTQPFALKAMSIFVSPDRLLGKHFETGLANLKATAERNA